The sequence below is a genomic window from Dehalococcoidales bacterium.
GATGCCCGCGGCCGACTGCTGCCGGAAGTGGTTGAAATTCTCCGTATTATTAAAGAGCATGATATCGTCCTAGGCACCGGGCACCTGGCGCCCCAAGAGGTTTTTATTCTGGTGACGGAAGCCCTGAAAGCCGGTATTAAAAAAGTAGTGGTTACGCACGTGTTGCAGGACCAGCTCATGGACGAAATACTGACCAACGAGGAGATAGCGCGCCTGGCGGAAATGGGCGCTTTTATCGAGTATTCCTACTGGACCTGTGAGAATAACATTCATAAAATATCCCCTAACGTTCTGGTAGACTCCATCAAGAGGGTCGGCGCGGCGCACTGCATCATGACCACGGACTTCGGGCAGATAGATAATCCCCCGGCCCCGGAAGGATTTAAATCTTTTATCCGGGCGATGCTGGAGGGAGGCATCCCGGCCAAAGACATTGAAATGATGGTCAAGACGAATCCGTCCCGGCTGCTGGGCCTGGACTGATGATATAAGATATTTTCCCAGATAAGAGGAAAGGAGACATATACCGTATGCAATTGACCCGGGATGAAGAAAAAATGCTCTCCGGCGGGTACGGCGCGGGCTACCAGAAAGCCATGGAAGTGCTGGTGAAGATGGGGGAGTTTTATGACGCCAAGCGCCTGATTCCCGTTAGCATGGCGTTCCTGACTATCGGCCCCAGCCCCAGGAAGCCGGGCAAAACCACCGAGTGGCTGAACTGGCTGGCCGACCACGGGGCCACGTTCAAGTGTCCCCTGTCCATGGCGCCCATAGAGTCGTCCAACTTTCTGGACTTCGAGCTGCATAAAAAATTCGGTGGCATATTTGCCATCGGCGGGAGCGGGCATCCCCGCAACCTGTTCTGCCAGCCGGTTTACGGGCAGCACCTGGTGGCCGACGGCACGGCTGTCACTCATTATGTAAACTCATATATCGGCGCCCGCGCCAATACGGAATGCTTTGTCGGGCAATACTCCGCCGCCATCGTCGGCAAGACGCCGGAATACGGCTTTCACCTGGCGGAAAACCGGGTGGGCAAGACTTTATTCAACATTAAAGTCAGGCTCAATGACGAGACGGACTGGAGCGCCCTGGGCTACTATATATCTAAAACGCTGGGCAAGCATTACTGGGACGTGCCGGTGCTGGACGGCGTTAACCCCGCCGATATCACCCACGATGCCCTGGTGGCTTTCTGTTCCTCCATTCCGGCTTACGGGGCCTGCGTGCACTCCCTGCTGGTAGGCGTTTCACCGGAAGCGCACACGCGGGAACAGGCTTTCGGCGGCGTCAAGCCATTGGAGACTTACGAGGTCGGGACTGATGAGCTTAAAGAAGTTTATGACGCGTTCTCCACTAAAAAGTCGCAGCCGGACATGGTATCCATCGGCGGCTTCGGCGTGAACGTTTCCATAGAAAACGTGTACAAGCTGGCCAAACTGCTCGACGGCAAGAAGGTATCGGATAAATTCCCCACCGTAGCCCTGATAGACGGGCCGGTCAGGACGGTAGCGGACCGGGTGGGGCTATCGGACACTATTAAAAAAGCCGGCGTGATGCTGGGCATGCAGGACTATCTGAAAGGCAGGAACGTGGACGCGGCGGATTTCACCAACAACCCGGTCATGGGCGCCAAGCGGCTGGGACTCAACACCCTGGTATTCTTCGACGCCAAGTCCTGCCACTACATCGGCAACCAGGACATCGAGCCGGTGCTGAAAAACCTGGAAGACTGCGTCAAGATTGCCTTGACCGGCAGGATGGAGGGAAAATAAATGGCCAAGATAGTGCTCAAGGGGCATAAGGGCATCGGCGGCACCGGTGAAGGCGAGGCGCTGGTCTGCCAGGAGCCGGTCAATCTGATGGCGGATACCGGCAACGTCTGGACCGACCCCGCGGACGCCACTTTTACCAATAAGGTGGCCACGCCGTCGGTTTACGGACAGAGCTTTAAGGACAAGGTGCTGGTGTTCCCTACCGGCAAGGGGGGAATTTTCAGCACCAATATCATGATGGACATGGCGGCGGCGGGCACCGCGCCTAAAGCAATCGTTAACGTGCGCGCCCACCCGGTATGGGCCGCCCTGGCCATAGAGCTTAATATCCCGCTGGTGGACAGGCTGGATAAAAACCCGTGTGAAGTTATCGCCACCGGGGACTGGGTGAAGGTGGATGGGGAAAAAGGGACGGTAGAGGTAACAAAAAAGAAATAGCAGCGGCAAGTTATTTATCAAAATAGCGTTGACAAGAGACGCCCCGATGCCCGGGGCGTCTTTCTTTTTCAGGGGCAGCCGCCGGAGAAAACGCATTGACGCTGTCAGGCAAATAAAGCATAATAATAAAGTCCGTTGTTCGTAGCCGGGAGAGGTGTCCGA
It includes:
- a CDS encoding DUF6282 family protein; its protein translation is MTRQEISHAVDRLIAGAVDMHIHIGPESRLQRRQDSLQLAQAAEAAGMRAIVLKNREYGTAALARLAQGLTPKVGVIGSFTLDNEAGGLNPGAVLAWARLGAKVVWMPTATAANSKGKVLRSRGLDLPGEGQTILDARGRLLPEVVEILRIIKEHDIVLGTGHLAPQEVFILVTEALKAGIKKVVVTHVLQDQLMDEILTNEEIARLAEMGAFIEYSYWTCENNIHKISPNVLVDSIKRVGAAHCIMTTDFGQIDNPPAPEGFKSFIRAMLEGGIPAKDIEMMVKTNPSRLLGLD
- a CDS encoding aconitase X, with amino-acid sequence MQLTRDEEKMLSGGYGAGYQKAMEVLVKMGEFYDAKRLIPVSMAFLTIGPSPRKPGKTTEWLNWLADHGATFKCPLSMAPIESSNFLDFELHKKFGGIFAIGGSGHPRNLFCQPVYGQHLVADGTAVTHYVNSYIGARANTECFVGQYSAAIVGKTPEYGFHLAENRVGKTLFNIKVRLNDETDWSALGYYISKTLGKHYWDVPVLDGVNPADITHDALVAFCSSIPAYGACVHSLLVGVSPEAHTREQAFGGVKPLETYEVGTDELKEVYDAFSTKKSQPDMVSIGGFGVNVSIENVYKLAKLLDGKKVSDKFPTVALIDGPVRTVADRVGLSDTIKKAGVMLGMQDYLKGRNVDAADFTNNPVMGAKRLGLNTLVFFDAKSCHYIGNQDIEPVLKNLEDCVKIALTGRMEGK
- a CDS encoding DUF126 domain-containing protein yields the protein MAKIVLKGHKGIGGTGEGEALVCQEPVNLMADTGNVWTDPADATFTNKVATPSVYGQSFKDKVLVFPTGKGGIFSTNIMMDMAAAGTAPKAIVNVRAHPVWAALAIELNIPLVDRLDKNPCEVIATGDWVKVDGEKGTVEVTKKK